Sequence from the Amaranthus tricolor cultivar Red isolate AtriRed21 chromosome 1, ASM2621246v1, whole genome shotgun sequence genome:
CTTCCTTAGGTTTTTGTCCTATGGTCTGTTTGGCAATTTGTCCTTCCCTTTGTCTCTACACCTATTCTAACGATCCCCTTTTACCTTCTCCCCCTAATTTCCCTTCCTCCAAACCAAACAAACCTCATAATCCCTCTCCTTTACTTATCACCATGATTACTCTTTTTTCCATAAGTTTTTTCCTAATTATCTTTTATATCCTCTACACCAAACTTTACCAAACAAGGCATAGAATAAGTCAAAGGAGTGAGAGTAGTGATAGTTATTCCCTAGATGAAGAACATGGTAATAGGGTGGTCTTTCACCCTTTTTGGCACATCTCAACCTTTGGTTTAACTGTGACGGAGATCCAACGGATCCCAATCAAATTTTATGTTAAGGAGAATGATATGGAGGAGAGAGATTGTACGGTGTGTTTGGGTGAGTTTAAAGAAGGGGAAAGTTTAAGAGTTTTCCCAAAATGTTGTCATGCTTTTCATATTTCTTGTATTGATACTTGGTTGGCTTCACATATTACTTGCCCTATTTGTCGTTCTCATGTTCTTCCTCTTGATCAAAATGATGATCATGATCACAATCATGATTGTGAGGtgtgaaaattttaataataatatttgatcaaaattataaatattccatttgtttttttatatatccTATTGacaaatttgaaaaaaacaaatggaatatttgaaataaaatagagTAGTGTTTAAGGAAAAAATCATGGGTGGATTTATTGGTTAATGTTTTTCCTGTTATTAATTTAATGGGGATCAGTTTTGATTCTcgtta
This genomic interval carries:
- the LOC130797186 gene encoding E3 ubiquitin-protein ligase RING1-like, which encodes MAPPLTHYRKLLLISISNSTNNPTVQTCLYHCNLQKSFLNNNKTSASLGFCPMVCLAICPSLCLYTYSNDPLLPSPPNFPSSKPNKPHNPSPLLITMITLFSISFFLIIFYILYTKLYQTRHRISQRSESSDSYSLDEEHGNRVVFHPFWHISTFGLTVTEIQRIPIKFYVKENDMEERDCTVCLGEFKEGESLRVFPKCCHAFHISCIDTWLASHITCPICRSHVLPLDQNDDHDHNHDCEV